GGTTTAAGTTTGAGCGCGAGGCCGAGCTTTTCGGAAAGGTAGCGGCAGAGGGCGGCGGAGTTGTCGAAAATGTAGCGCCATTCGGGGTTGCGGTCTGCGGCGCACGAGAGATACTGCGCGTACTTCGCATAGGTCTCCGGATAGTCGGCGCCGATATGCTTATCCGCCATCCCGATGAACGGATCTCCGTAGACGAGATACTTCGCGGGATTGAGGTCTGTCGGGCTGTCGAAGTTGCCGGCGGGCAGCTGCGGCATATCCAGCATCATGAAGTCCTGCATCTCGCCGCCGACGCAGGTGCGGAAGCGGCGCGCAGCGCGTTCCTCGCTTACGTCGCCGGTGAAGCACCCTTCGGCGTATAGCTGGAAGACGGGCAGCACGGCGAAAAAGGGGCATTCGCAGCCGTTGTCGCCCCACGCGGTTATGAGAATGTCATCCACGCCGTGCTCGAAGCAGCTTGCGATCGCAGGCTTGCTGCGGGTGAAGCTGTAGTGATTCAGCGGCGCAAAGCCTACCCATTTCCACGCGCCGCCTGCGAAGGCGACGGGGTTGTCAAACTTTTGGTGCATCTCTATAACGCCGTCGTATATGCGCTTGTCGCCGTTGTAGTAATCCCAGTAGACGAGAGTCATATTCTTCGGCGGAACGTCGTGTATATCGGCGGGCAGGGAAGCGGCCGTGTCGTATCTGCTGCGCGGGTTGCCGTCCGCGTCGCAGTTGAAGAGCATATCGCTCCACATCATCGGCGAGAGTCCGTATTTATCGCATATGTCGCAGACCTTTTTCAGGTGCTTGCGCATTATCGAGGACTTTACCTCAATCCCATGACGTTCCTTATACTTTCCCTGACCGACCATCCACGCCTCGTCCATACCGACGTGTATGCGGCGGGACGAGAAGTCCTCAGAGCAGGTTCGTATCATCTTTTCGATAAGTTCGTAGGTTTTCGGCTCGTCGACCAGCAGGATGTCAAATATATCGCAGACGGGGTTGTACGTTTCCCACTTCATCACCTCGCCGAGATGGGCGAGCGTCTGGATGCAGGGAACAAGCTCGAGTCCGAAGCGGCATGCGTATGCGTCGATCTCGCGCAGCTCCGCATGGGAATACCTGCCGCGCATATAGCCGAAGTAGGGCTCGCCGTCGAGCGTGTAGGTGTCCTCGGTATAGAGCATCAGCATATTATGCCCCATCAGAGCGATGTGGCGGATCATTTTTTTGAGCGAAGACACAGTCAGCACGCCGTTGCGCGAGCAGTCGAGCATAGGACCGAGGGACTTGTGCCGCGGAGTCTCGCTGATTTCGCAGTCGCCGTCCGTTTCGGCAAGCAGTCCGAGCGCACGGAAGAAAAACGCGGGCTCGGAGTACGCGACGACGGCGGAGCCGCCTTCGCGCTTTACGGACAGCCCGCGCGTTTCGGTTTTTTCGGCGGTCAGCTTGAGAGCGTCCGCCGATTCTTCGATTTTGAGTATGCCGAGCAGCTCGGCGGCGGGGGAACGGAGTTCTTCGGGAAGCGCTGAAATGTCAAGCTTCAAAGTGAGCCTCCTCTCGACTCAGTCGTTTGCGTTTTTTTGTTTGAATGCAAGTTTTACGGATACGAGTACCGCGAAGACTGCGATGAGCAGACAGGCGAAATCAAAGCCGGAAACGGCTTCAAAGAACGAAACGTTTTTATCGGTGACCGCTTCCGCAACCGCCGGAATGACGGTCATGCAGGAAAACAGCGCCGCGGGCAGCGAAAGCCCGACGACCACCGCGGTCGATGCCGTAAAGCCCTTTGCGGTCGATTTGAAGAAATAGAGCAGGAACATCACCGTGCTTGCCGTCATCAGCACGTGGTAATAGTGGGCGGATATATTCGCGACGCGCGTGTATCCGAGAAACTCGTACGCGAGCTTGACGAGCAGCCAGATCAGCGGGATCAGCGCAAGCAGCAGCGAGAGTTTGTATTTGAAGTCGAAGCCGGTGAATATCTGACACGCAAAGATGACTATTACTATCGCCGAAATGAATTCGAACACTCCGAGCAGCAGTGCGAACGCGTCAAACGGCGTGTCGGAGAGGACGTTTTCCAGCACCTTTTGCACTGCGTCGAAGCCGAAAGCGATTGCGGCGGCAAAAAGCACTGCGCCCGACGCTTTCGGGGCGACCGTTTCGCCGCCGTTATCCTTGCGCGTAAGTATCATAACGACGACTGCGAATACTATCGCGAGTATCGAAATCAGCGCCGCAAAGGTGAATTTCTGTCCTCCGAGCATCACGTGCGGAAATGAATCGTCACTCAGCGAGAGCAGGCGTAGAACAGTTCCGGCAACGCAGAAGACGGGCGTTGCTATGACGAGGGATTTTCTCATATTGTTTCCTCCGATTTGAGCCGCGTGCGCGGCGGATGCGTTATCCTCTTTCCGAGAGGGGGGTGTAAGGGGCTTTTTTCAGTACTGACATATACGCCGGACGGATTATTCTGTTGGAGACGGTTATCTCTTCGATGCGGTGGGCGCACCAGCCGGCGATACGCGCCGTTGCAAATATCGGCGTGAAGAGTTCGCGCGGCAGGTTGAGCATCGTATAGACAAAGCCGCTGTACATATCGACGTTGGCGCATATGGGTTTGTCGTTCTGCTTGACCTCGGCGAAGGCCGTAGGCGCGAGGCGTTCGACGGATTCGATGAGCTTGAACTCGTCGAGCATATCCTTCTTCTCCGCGAGGGAGGAGGCGTACTTCTTGAGCAGCACGGCTCTCGGGTCGGAGAGGGTGTATACGGCGTGTCCCATTCCGTAGATGAGGCCGCTGCCGTCGCCCTTTTCGTGGCGCAGGATTCCTTTAAGATACTCGAGCACCTCTTCGTCGTCTTTCCAGTCGGAGACACCGGACTTGATATAGTCCATCATCTCCGTGATCTTGAGGTTCGCGCCGCCGTGCTTGAAGCCCTTGAGCGCGCCGACCGCCGCGGAAATCGCGGAGTACGTGTCGGTTCCGGAGGAGGAGAGCACTCTGCAGGCGAAGGTGGAATTGTTGCCGCCGCCGTGCTCGGCGTGAAGCATCAGGCAGACGTCGAGCAGCGTCGCTTCTTCCTCGGAGAAGTGCATATCGGGGCGCAGGAAGGTCAGCAGGCATTCCGCGGTGGAGAGGTTCTTCGGTATCGGGTGCAGATACATGCTCTGGTTGTCGTAATGCCTGCGTTTGGACTGGTAGGCGTATGAAACGATCGTAGGCACCCTCGCGATTATTTCGATCGACTGACGGAGCAGCGTTTCAAGGTTGACGTCGTCGGGGTTCGGGCAGTAGGAGTATAGGTTGAGTATCGCGCTTTCCAGCTTGTTCATTATATTGCGGCTGGGGGTCTTGATAAGCACGTCCTCGATGAAGCCGTGCGGAAGCTCGCGGCACTCGTCTATCGCCGCGCGGAAATCGTCGAGCTGCTTCTGTGTGGGCAGGGAGCCCATCAGCAGGAGGTATTCCGTCTCCTCGAAGCCGAAACGGTCGTCGGCTCTCGCGCCCGCGACGAGTTCATTGACGTCGATGCCGCGGTATATGAGCTTGCCTTCCTCGGGAACTTTCTCGTTTTCGTTTATGACGTAGCCGTGGACGTTGCAGATGTTCGTCACGCCGGCGACGACGCCGGAACCGTCGCTGTTGCGGAGTCCGCGCTTGATGCGGTAGTTGTCGCGTGCGTAGCGTTCAACGTCGATGTTGTTATATTTGTCGTGTTCGCCGCATAGAGTCTCTATGTAGTCGTCCGACAGCAGGGGTTTTCTTTCTGCCATAAGGGTCGCTCCTTGTGCGTGTATGATTATACACATTTATTCTACTACTTATTATCGCAACAGTCAACAAAAAATTACCACGGAAATCCGTTTTTTGAAAGGAAAAAGCAATGAAAAGGATACTCGCCGTCTGTTTCTGTTACGCCGCGGTGCTGTTCGCGGTGCCGTTTTTCGTTTCGCGGCCGGGCGCCGCGTCCGCGGAGAAGGGGGAAGCCGCTTCGCCGCCTGCGTGGGGAGACACACTGAAGGTCTATAACCATAAAACGGACAAGGTCATGTTGCTTGACGCCTTCGACTACGTCGTCGGAGTCGTCGCTGCTGAGGTGCCCGCGACCTACGAGCCGGAGGCGCTGAAGGCGAACGCCGTCGCCGCGTATACCTACGCGATACGCAAGAAGGAGTACACCGAGGCGCACCCCGGTTACGCCGAAAACGAGCACAAAGGCGCTCACGTCTGCACGAACTACGCCCACTGCAAGAGCTGGAAAAGCGAGGAAGAGCAGCGCGAGATGTGGGGGAGCAAATACGATGAATACCGCGCTCGCGTCGAGGACGCAGTCCGCGCCGTCTACGGCGAAACGCTGCTGTACGAAGGCGAACCCGCGCTGACGGTATTCTATTCGATATCGGCGGGCTCAACGGCGGCGTGCAGGGACGTCTGGGGCAACGACGTGCCGTATCTGCAGAGTGTAGACAGCAGTTGGGACGAAAACGAAAAGGGTTTTTTGTCGACCGTAACGCTTTCCGACGCGGAGGTGAAGGAGAAGCTCGCGGACTGCGCGCTTCCCGACGCGCCGGAAGAGTGGCTGACCGTGACCGACCGCGCGGAAAGCGGCTACGTCCGCGCCGTAACGGCGGGGGATAAGACCTTCACCGGCGGCGAAATACGCAAGCTGTTCTCGCTGCGCTCGAATTGCTTCGAGATCGCGCACGCGGACGGAGCTTTCACTTTCACCGTCAAGGGCTACGGCCACGGAGTCGGCATGAGTCAGACCGGTTCGCAGGCGATGGCGCTCGCGGGCAGCGGCTACCGCGATATACTTTATCACTACTATCCGGGCACGGTGATCGCCGAGCGATACGAGCCCGCCGAAAAAGCGGAATAATTATTTGCATTTTCTATTGAAATACGCGGCGAAAAATAGTATCATATAGTAGTTGAGAAAAACCCTTGAACGCGAAAGGGGAATGAAAATGCACGAGTATTACGAAAGCCCGCTCTGCAAGCGCTACGCGGGGAAGGAAATGAAGCGCGTCTTTTCCGACGACGTTAAGTTCGCGACGTGGCGAAAGCTCTGGATCGCGCTCGCGGAGAGCGAAAAGGAGCTCGGACTGCCGATAACCGACGCGCAGATCGCCGAGTTGAAGGCGCATATTGACGATATCGACTACGACTTCGCCGCCGCCAAGGAGAAGGAAGTCCGCCACGACGTTATGGCGCACGTCCACACCTACGGAGAGAAATGCCCGAACGCAAAGGGGATAATCCACCTCGGCGCGACGTCCTGCTACGTCTGCGACAACGCCGACGTTATCATTCAGCGGCAGGCGATGCTGCTGATAAAGCGCGAACTGCTCGCGGCGATAAGAGCGGTAGCGGAGTTCGCGGAGAAGTACAAGGGCGTTCCGACGCTCGCGTATACGCATTTTCAGGCTGCTCAGCCGACCACCGTCGGCAAGCGCGCGACGCTCTGGCTGCAGGATCTGCTGATGGATCTCGCGCAGGTGGACTTCGCTGTAATGAATATGAAGCTGCTCGGCTGCAAGGGTACCACCGGAACCGCGGCGAGCTTCCTCGAGCTGTTCGACGGCGACGCTGCGAAGGTAGAGGAGCTCGAGAAGCGCATCGTCGCGAAGCTCGGCTTCGACTCCGCGTACGCCGTCAGCGGCCAGACCTATACGCGCAAGGCGGATTTCGCGCTGCTTTCGGTGCTTTCCGGCATCGCGCAGAGCGCGCATAAGTTCTCTAACGATATCCGCCTGCTTTCGCATCTGAAAGAGGTGGACGAGCCGTTCGAGAAGGGGCAGGTCGGCTCCTCCGCGATGGCGTACAAGCGCAACCCGATGCGCAGCGAACGCATCGCTTCGCTTGCGCGTTACTGCATCTGCGATCTGACCAACCCCGCGATAAACGCCGCTTCGCAATGGCTCGAGCGCACGCTCGACGACTCCGCGAACCGACGCATCGCGATACCGGAAGCGTTCCTGTGCGTCGACGCGATCCTCGCGCTGTATATCAACGTCGTTTCCGGTTTGAAGGTCTATCCGAAGATGATGGAAAAGCACCTCAAAGAGGAACTGCCGTTTATGGCGACAGAAAACATACTTATGTACTGCGTTTCCCGCAAGGGAGGAGACCGCCAGCGGCTTCACGAGGCGATACGCCTTCACTCCGTCGCCGCGGCGGAGCAGGTCAAGCTGAACGGCGGCGAAAACGACCTGCTCGAGCGCATCCTCGCGGACGCGACCTTCGGGCTGACGCGCGAAGAGCTTGACGGAATCCTCGACGCGGGCGGTTTCACCGGTCTCGCCGAGAAGCAGACGGAGGATTTCCTCGCGGGTCCCGTCAAGGCGGCGCTGGACGCGAACGCGGGTTTCGAAGCGGTCGACGTCGAGATAAACGTGTGACGCTGTACGAATAAAAAAACAACGGCTTGAAGCTATTGCTTCAAGCCGTTTTCTTATTCTGCAATTCAGTTGCTGCTGTTTGAAATGCCTTCGATAACGAGGTCGATCTGCTTTGAATACATCTCGCGGACCGAGAGCCACGAGCGGTTGTTCTCGACCGAGTCGAGGATGAAATCCCAGGTGTCCGATAACTCGACAAAGGTGTATTTGTTCTCATAATAGCGCGGCTTGCGCATTCGCAGGAACTGCTCGGTCGACCAGTTGTTCAGCTCGCACTGCGCGTTAGTGGAAACGGTGTCGAGCTCGGGAGTCTGCTTGTAAAAGTTGAAGATCTCAATAAACGCCAGCGCGGCTTCCGTATCCTTCGCGCCTATCGGTATTGCGTGCCCGGAAAGCGCGTAGTCCTGTCTCGGGCCGAGGTCGAGACGGGAGTTCGTCGGCGCGGGCACGAAGTCGATCGTTCCGCTCAGATTCATCTCCGCAAAGGGCGCGGACATCGAAAGCCAGTTGCCGTACCAGAGCATCGCGAGCTTTCCCGAGGCGAAGTAGGGGAGCGCCTTGTCCTGCTTGCAGGTCACTCGCGAAACGTTGATCTGTTCGTTGAGGTAGGAGATCGCGTCCGTCACGGCGTCGCTGCCGACCGTGTTTACGTATCCGTCGCCGGACTTGACCGAGAGCTGCGCGTCGAACATCGCGAATACCTGCCGCATCCACGTGTGGTCGTAGCCGAAGCCGTAGAGCTGCACGGCGCCGTCCTGCCTGACGGTCAGCCGCTTGCATATGCTGTCGAACTTATCGAGCGTCCATTCGCCTTTATCGTAGAGCTCTATCGGATCCTCGACGCCGCGTTCCGAGAATATGTTCTTGTTATACCAAATGAAGTAGTTGGAATTGAACTCGGGCGCGATGAGTATCTGCCCGTTGTACCTGACCGTGTCAAGGAAGGGCTTCAGGTCGATCCAGTTGCGGCTGTCCCAGTCTATCAGACCGGTAAGGTCGGTAAAAAGTCCCTGGCGCATAATGCCGGCAACGTCGCCGTCGCGGACTTTGTACAGATCGGGCGCGTTTTCCGCGAGGACCATAGACTGCAGCTTCGTTCCGCATTCGGCGTAGGGCGCCGTAATGAATTTTACCTGCGGGCCGCCGTATTTTCGCAGGTAGCTGACCATATGTATCGAGTCGGGCGTATCCGCGTCCCAGTGGCTGAGCAGGGAAACGGTGCGACCGGTCATTTCATACTGCGGCGTGACATATGGCGTGCCGTCTTCGTCGACGAAGGTTTCGACCTCGCCGAGATCGAGTTCGGTCAAACCGGGCTGGTAGCTCATATCGATACCGTCGCCGCTCGAAGCCGCTGAAGAGTCTGTCGGCAGATTCGGCTTGGCGGGCGTACGGGAACAAGCCGCGCACGCGCATAACGCGCATAGAGCGACCAGAAGGGCGGGTATTCGTTTTTTTACCGTGTTTGTCATTTTGCCGCCTTTCACGGAAATCGTTCCGCAAACTAAATCATTATAATTTTATACGTAAACCGCAATATTTTCTTGTCGGTGGGTGATATTTTTACCGTTCGGTGATATTTGTTTCGTGAAATGTTTGTTAAAATTGATAGGCCGGTTCGACTGACTGCGGTGAGGGTTGTGAAAAGAAAACGAAAATATTGATATTTTTATATTTGTGAAAATAACTATTGTAAATCTTCGCCGTATTTGTTATAATCATACTATCAGTAATTATGGGTTACTATGAAGAATTGTACCCGAAATGTACCCGGCGCCGCGCGCCGGTATGAGGTGATTATTTGAAAAACAAACTGTTCAGATTTCTGAATACGGACTTGATTTTCCAGCTTTGCGTATACACCGCGATATGCGTCGTGTGCTATATTTTCATGGGCTTCACGAAGCTGTTCTTCATCGTGCTCGGGATCGTGCTTTTCGGGCTGCTTGTGCAGATGCTTCGCAAGTGGGCTATCTCGCGCAACGTCGTCTCGAAGCTGAAGAGCCTTGTCCGTACGCTCGAGACCGCGGAGAGCGGATCCGATTCGATGTTCCCGATGCCGACCGTCATAGTCGGAAAAAACGGGAATATCGCGTGGTACAACGAGCTTTTCTTTGCATACGTACTGGGCGGAGCGGACGCGATGGATTCGCCGTTCTCCGCGATAACGGGCGAGCTTGACTACCGTGCGCTCGGAGTCGACACCGGCGCGGGCGAATGCTGCTTCGACGGCAGGTATTACATGGTTTACGCCGCGGGCAACAACAGCCGCAGCGAAAAGATGCGCGCCTATTACTTCTCCGATATAACCGAGCTGAAGGAGACCGCCATCGAATACGAACTGAGCAGACCCGCGGTCGCGCACATCTCCTTCGACAGCTACAACGAGCTGATGAAGAGCGTCAAGGACAGCGAAAAGACGATACTCGCCGGCCGCATGGAGCTCATCGTCCACGAGGGGCTCGAGAAGTACGGCGGCGCGATGCTGAAGACCGCGCCCGATCACTACGTGCTTGTTTTCGAGCAGCGGCACATTCCGGAAATGAAAGAAGCAAAGTTTGACCTGCTCGACAAGACGAGGGAGCTTTCCGGCGGTGAAAACTCGCTGTCGACCATCTCCATCGGCATCGGCTACGGAGGCGACGGCTTCGCCGCCTGCGACGAAATGGCGG
This is a stretch of genomic DNA from Clostridia bacterium. It encodes these proteins:
- a CDS encoding extracellular solute-binding protein, which translates into the protein MTNTVKKRIPALLVALCALCACAACSRTPAKPNLPTDSSAASSGDGIDMSYQPGLTELDLGEVETFVDEDGTPYVTPQYEMTGRTVSLLSHWDADTPDSIHMVSYLRKYGGPQVKFITAPYAECGTKLQSMVLAENAPDLYKVRDGDVAGIMRQGLFTDLTGLIDWDSRNWIDLKPFLDTVRYNGQILIAPEFNSNYFIWYNKNIFSERGVEDPIELYDKGEWTLDKFDSICKRLTVRQDGAVQLYGFGYDHTWMRQVFAMFDAQLSVKSGDGYVNTVGSDAVTDAISYLNEQINVSRVTCKQDKALPYFASGKLAMLWYGNWLSMSAPFAEMNLSGTIDFVPAPTNSRLDLGPRQDYALSGHAIPIGAKDTEAALAFIEIFNFYKQTPELDTVSTNAQCELNNWSTEQFLRMRKPRYYENKYTFVELSDTWDFILDSVENNRSWLSVREMYSKQIDLVIEGISNSSN
- the spoIID gene encoding stage II sporulation protein D: MKRILAVCFCYAAVLFAVPFFVSRPGAASAEKGEAASPPAWGDTLKVYNHKTDKVMLLDAFDYVVGVVAAEVPATYEPEALKANAVAAYTYAIRKKEYTEAHPGYAENEHKGAHVCTNYAHCKSWKSEEEQREMWGSKYDEYRARVEDAVRAVYGETLLYEGEPALTVFYSISAGSTAACRDVWGNDVPYLQSVDSSWDENEKGFLSTVTLSDAEVKEKLADCALPDAPEEWLTVTDRAESGYVRAVTAGDKTFTGGEIRKLFSLRSNCFEIAHADGAFTFTVKGYGHGVGMSQTGSQAMALAGSGYRDILYHYYPGTVIAERYEPAEKAE
- a CDS encoding citrate synthase, yielding MAERKPLLSDDYIETLCGEHDKYNNIDVERYARDNYRIKRGLRNSDGSGVVAGVTNICNVHGYVINENEKVPEEGKLIYRGIDVNELVAGARADDRFGFEETEYLLLMGSLPTQKQLDDFRAAIDECRELPHGFIEDVLIKTPSRNIMNKLESAILNLYSYCPNPDDVNLETLLRQSIEIIARVPTIVSYAYQSKRRHYDNQSMYLHPIPKNLSTAECLLTFLRPDMHFSEEEATLLDVCLMLHAEHGGGNNSTFACRVLSSSGTDTYSAISAAVGALKGFKHGGANLKITEMMDYIKSGVSDWKDDEEVLEYLKGILRHEKGDGSGLIYGMGHAVYTLSDPRAVLLKKYASSLAEKKDMLDEFKLIESVERLAPTAFAEVKQNDKPICANVDMYSGFVYTMLNLPRELFTPIFATARIAGWCAHRIEEITVSNRIIRPAYMSVLKKAPYTPLSERG
- a CDS encoding adenylosuccinate lyase; translated protein: MHEYYESPLCKRYAGKEMKRVFSDDVKFATWRKLWIALAESEKELGLPITDAQIAELKAHIDDIDYDFAAAKEKEVRHDVMAHVHTYGEKCPNAKGIIHLGATSCYVCDNADVIIQRQAMLLIKRELLAAIRAVAEFAEKYKGVPTLAYTHFQAAQPTTVGKRATLWLQDLLMDLAQVDFAVMNMKLLGCKGTTGTAASFLELFDGDAAKVEELEKRIVAKLGFDSAYAVSGQTYTRKADFALLSVLSGIAQSAHKFSNDIRLLSHLKEVDEPFEKGQVGSSAMAYKRNPMRSERIASLARYCICDLTNPAINAASQWLERTLDDSANRRIAIPEAFLCVDAILALYINVVSGLKVYPKMMEKHLKEELPFMATENILMYCVSRKGGDRQRLHEAIRLHSVAAAEQVKLNGGENDLLERILADATFGLTREELDGILDAGGFTGLAEKQTEDFLAGPVKAALDANAGFEAVDVEINV
- a CDS encoding beta-N-acetylhexosaminidase; this encodes MKLDISALPEELRSPAAELLGILKIEESADALKLTAEKTETRGLSVKREGGSAVVAYSEPAFFFRALGLLAETDGDCEISETPRHKSLGPMLDCSRNGVLTVSSLKKMIRHIALMGHNMLMLYTEDTYTLDGEPYFGYMRGRYSHAELREIDAYACRFGLELVPCIQTLAHLGEVMKWETYNPVCDIFDILLVDEPKTYELIEKMIRTCSEDFSSRRIHVGMDEAWMVGQGKYKERHGIEVKSSIMRKHLKKVCDICDKYGLSPMMWSDMLFNCDADGNPRSRYDTAASLPADIHDVPPKNMTLVYWDYYNGDKRIYDGVIEMHQKFDNPVAFAGGAWKWVGFAPLNHYSFTRSKPAIASCFEHGVDDILITAWGDNGCECPFFAVLPVFQLYAEGCFTGDVSEERAARRFRTCVGGEMQDFMMLDMPQLPAGNFDSPTDLNPAKYLVYGDPFIGMADKHIGADYPETYAKYAQYLSCAADRNPEWRYIFDNSAALCRYLSEKLGLALKLKPAYDSGDKAELKRLRDGEIEAAFAAFEQFFETFRTQWYTESKTFGFEVEDLRLGGLRSRFITMMRRIDEYLDGKLDELPELNEERLRLDCRGDGEKPDIHCNKWVFAATANPV